The Fusibacter sp. A1 genome has a segment encoding these proteins:
- a CDS encoding 1-aminocyclopropane-1-carboxylate deaminase/D-cysteine desulfhydrase has product MNILKGYVQMDYPKKLMLANIPTKLEKMNWVSSLFKHIDVYIKRDDQTGFECSGNKVRKLEYLMYEVLNQNYDGVITCGSAQSNHVRATAACAAKLGLKCIAVLRELDQAEPVCNLAMTKAFGATCVNIDAEEYKLHRTEIMNDIKIERALNGDKIYVIPEGGSSALGALGYFDAFKEILEQEKAMNINFDMLSVAVGSCGTYSGLVLGNHRLKTQKSILGINIYNPQHDFTPEIQKLVFKSDTYFDQASTDRPLSLNLKNNYVGEAYGIENKNATEFTKEVTQNEGILFDRVYTSKAFYGFIEELKKKDQEIEASGTKGINALFIHTGGTFLLP; this is encoded by the coding sequence GTGAATATTTTGAAAGGATACGTACAGATGGATTATCCAAAAAAGTTAATGCTCGCAAATATTCCAACAAAACTCGAAAAAATGAACTGGGTTTCGAGTCTATTCAAACATATCGATGTGTATATCAAAAGGGATGACCAGACGGGTTTTGAGTGCTCAGGAAATAAAGTCAGAAAACTTGAGTACCTGATGTATGAAGTGTTAAATCAAAATTACGATGGTGTCATAACATGTGGAAGCGCACAATCAAATCACGTAAGAGCTACAGCGGCTTGTGCCGCGAAACTGGGGCTTAAATGCATAGCGGTATTACGTGAATTAGATCAGGCAGAACCTGTCTGTAACCTTGCAATGACAAAGGCCTTTGGTGCAACCTGTGTGAACATCGATGCTGAGGAGTACAAACTCCACCGCACAGAGATCATGAACGACATTAAAATCGAACGAGCACTCAATGGCGACAAGATATACGTCATACCCGAGGGTGGGTCCAGTGCTTTAGGTGCGCTTGGGTACTTCGATGCGTTTAAAGAAATTTTAGAGCAAGAAAAAGCCATGAACATAAACTTTGACATGCTGTCAGTAGCCGTGGGTTCATGTGGCACCTATAGCGGACTGGTTCTTGGAAACCACCGGTTGAAGACCCAAAAGTCGATACTTGGTATCAACATTTACAATCCACAACATGACTTTACCCCCGAAATTCAGAAATTAGTTTTCAAAAGCGATACATATTTCGATCAGGCAAGCACAGACAGGCCTCTAAGCTTAAATCTTAAAAACAACTATGTGGGTGAGGCATACGGCATAGAAAACAAAAATGCGACGGAGTTTACAAAAGAAGTCACCCAAAACGAAGGCATCCTATTCGACCGTGTCTACACGAGTAAGGCGTTTTATGGGTTTATAGAAGAGCTGAAAAAGAAGGACCAAGAAATTGAAGCTTCAGGGACAAAAGGCATAAATGCTTTGTTCATACATACGGGTGGCACATTTTTATTGCCGTAA
- a CDS encoding tetratricopeptide repeat protein has product MKKEIKITILLTLVISCAMLLTGCVSIIKGLADYIDPENLYDEGNYEGVIAMIDVDEEIAHDNYVDILLLIKSHMVLDNPERALEIVDQYVQQHTQFKIERIKVEIYKNMFEEALMEEAAKAILKKFETRFDDFDLMDKMNYGYLLIAVDRNDEAIELYLTLLEGDIDDENLDVIYNNLAWSYANISDFESAINYSELSLGIVPNDTISLTNLGNAYMGLDQYEKAKEIYLQAIQSDNDNNYAYYGLGIVNENLENSDKALEAWLEHTRILDADIDGWYGIYRNCEDAGRRELLKDSLEKIVELNPSSYYYSIELMEIYEDEKDLGRLSNVVLNYYHSTSEYQRDILLADFDLTRGREEEGLKKYKEILENYDLDYYDYYDIFYELIWQEQENLIPVIVEAVDNKLGILVRLELEIELYYEYDDFDKVYEAAVKLVSLDNESVIGHEYLGDVYLERSEYDKALSEYQTAQGIFGSYEYADVSIINCLIHLSELNEAKTLLDDMLKQTQPPAMAYVHRARIAMRESDETLAVEMLTSTFETYSYMTYVLDQFEEFEAIRDHERLVGFID; this is encoded by the coding sequence ATGAAAAAAGAAATTAAAATCACGATCTTACTGACTTTGGTCATCTCCTGTGCAATGCTTCTTACCGGTTGCGTGTCGATCATAAAAGGCTTAGCGGACTACATAGACCCTGAGAACCTATACGATGAGGGCAATTATGAGGGCGTCATAGCCATGATCGATGTTGACGAGGAGATCGCGCACGACAACTATGTGGACATACTCCTTTTGATCAAGTCGCATATGGTGCTGGATAATCCCGAAAGAGCGCTTGAAATTGTCGATCAATATGTACAGCAGCACACTCAGTTTAAAATTGAGAGAATCAAGGTCGAAATCTATAAAAACATGTTTGAAGAAGCCTTAATGGAAGAGGCTGCCAAAGCGATACTTAAAAAATTCGAGACTCGCTTTGACGACTTTGACCTTATGGACAAGATGAACTACGGCTACCTGCTGATCGCTGTGGATCGAAACGACGAAGCGATAGAGCTTTATCTAACCTTGCTCGAAGGGGACATTGACGATGAGAACCTAGATGTGATTTACAACAATCTGGCATGGTCGTATGCTAATATCAGCGACTTTGAATCTGCCATCAACTACTCGGAGCTTTCTTTGGGCATCGTACCGAACGACACGATTTCTCTAACCAATCTAGGTAATGCCTACATGGGCCTGGACCAGTACGAGAAGGCAAAAGAGATTTACCTGCAGGCCATTCAATCTGATAATGACAACAACTACGCCTATTACGGCCTAGGTATCGTGAACGAGAATCTTGAAAACAGCGACAAAGCACTTGAAGCTTGGCTGGAGCACACTCGAATTCTTGATGCAGACATTGACGGGTGGTACGGCATTTACAGAAACTGCGAAGATGCGGGGCGTCGTGAACTCTTAAAGGATTCACTTGAAAAGATCGTAGAACTGAATCCGTCGTCCTATTACTACTCGATTGAGCTGATGGAGATCTATGAGGATGAAAAGGATCTTGGCAGGCTGTCGAACGTTGTTCTAAACTATTACCACAGCACCAGCGAGTACCAGCGCGATATTTTGCTTGCGGACTTTGATCTGACCAGAGGGCGAGAAGAAGAAGGACTAAAAAAATACAAGGAAATCCTCGAGAACTACGACCTTGACTACTATGACTATTATGACATCTTCTACGAACTTATCTGGCAAGAACAAGAGAATCTGATTCCAGTAATCGTTGAAGCGGTTGACAATAAGTTGGGAATTCTGGTGCGCCTAGAGCTTGAGATCGAACTCTATTATGAGTATGATGACTTTGACAAGGTCTATGAGGCTGCCGTCAAACTGGTGAGCCTTGATAATGAAAGTGTCATAGGGCATGAGTACCTGGGCGACGTCTATCTTGAAAGAAGTGAATACGACAAAGCCCTAAGCGAGTATCAGACCGCACAAGGCATCTTTGGAAGTTATGAGTACGCAGATGTGTCCATCATCAACTGCCTGATCCATCTTAGTGAATTAAATGAGGCAAAGACGCTGCTTGACGACATGCTTAAGCAAACCCAACCACCCGCCATGGCATACGTACATCGTGCAAGAATCGCCATGCGAGAATCAGATGAAACTTTAGCCGTAGAGATGCTCACAAGCACGTTCGAGACCTACAGCTATATGACCTACGTGCTTGACCAGTTCGAGGAGTTCGAGGCGATTAGGGATCATGAGAGGTTAGTGGGCTTTATTGATTGA
- a CDS encoding ABC transporter substrate-binding protein, giving the protein MKSKSLVITLLLITAIIVATGVLYNAVKPSATAEAKTTIPDSTKIDNCATKYPEKTTPKVPKTVDMTIEGTLVRVFTKSGDLLGQLDFASVSDELVVNFTKNVTGKPHVLVVCATSSDKRPRAIYRYDYLTASAEKIYQVKLDNELIDSIEIAGGTIEILHGHINEYGYNYTRNDGDLDVFLKATDLLEGEIDGFELIKNKKARQAIAMAMDKQVFVDEMSYCLETETQLFNKNAIVDLNGKPVSSYVTGDTGGIDYDPDMALKLWNEVKQELDFNTVTLRIYRWGSLMESQLDSLIFDIENTLPGLNINIYTTKMSSGLWIRPLNSYHLSSSSVHTDYQDSKVTASDDFNGVARRPEEYSLMIERINSATTFDEWVNSIITLEKTILDEALIIPLSNYADYYLIRSNLKNVGVIDGIYSNSAMNLSFTNTSFIKDANQNEVYLKGHYYYEESLWSIIRSSSDFVRFHLYEGLMKIDMNNKVVPGMAKDYTVSEDGLTYVFTLDGEKKWSNGEPVTAYDFENTWKDTLKANTLNSNEYNLLYAMESAGVKNAKEIRENNADPNLIGFKALNDTQLQIELESPNVMFLRLLSKPSFVALYDNSLHTDKRATDEIITNGAYRITEKTEDRIVLERNQNYYDNHFDYIPQIILDNRLPDEREANPIRYDAEMLSLHQNSPHLNEDGTLKVPSDRRLLAVPENTNIYYTFMEE; this is encoded by the coding sequence ATGAAAAGTAAAAGCCTAGTCATCACGTTACTGTTAATTACGGCAATCATAGTCGCGACAGGGGTCTTATATAACGCGGTTAAACCAAGTGCCACAGCCGAAGCCAAGACGACCATTCCAGACAGCACTAAAATAGATAACTGCGCTACGAAATATCCAGAGAAAACCACACCTAAAGTACCAAAGACGGTAGATATGACAATCGAGGGCACTCTTGTACGTGTGTTCACAAAATCAGGCGACCTTTTGGGCCAACTTGACTTTGCCTCAGTATCGGATGAACTTGTAGTCAACTTCACCAAGAACGTGACCGGCAAACCGCATGTGCTGGTGGTCTGTGCGACAAGTAGCGATAAAAGGCCTAGGGCGATCTACCGCTACGACTACCTGACTGCGAGCGCCGAAAAAATCTATCAGGTAAAACTAGACAATGAGCTGATCGACAGCATCGAAATCGCAGGTGGAACAATCGAAATATTGCATGGCCATATCAATGAATATGGCTATAACTACACGCGTAACGACGGCGATTTGGATGTGTTTTTAAAGGCCACAGATCTGCTTGAAGGCGAGATCGACGGCTTTGAACTGATAAAAAATAAGAAGGCCAGGCAAGCGATAGCCATGGCGATGGACAAGCAAGTCTTTGTTGACGAAATGAGCTATTGTCTTGAAACCGAGACGCAGCTATTTAACAAGAATGCCATAGTCGACCTAAACGGCAAACCAGTCAGCAGTTATGTAACAGGTGATACAGGCGGTATCGACTATGACCCGGATATGGCGCTAAAATTATGGAACGAAGTCAAGCAGGAGCTTGATTTTAATACTGTCACACTCCGCATCTACCGCTGGGGGAGCTTAATGGAGTCACAACTGGACAGTCTAATCTTTGACATCGAAAACACCTTGCCAGGGCTTAACATTAATATCTATACAACAAAGATGAGTAGCGGACTATGGATAAGACCGCTAAACAGCTATCATCTTTCTAGTTCCTCGGTACATACCGATTATCAGGACTCAAAAGTAACCGCTTCTGATGACTTTAATGGGGTTGCAAGAAGACCAGAGGAATACAGTCTGATGATCGAAAGGATCAACTCAGCCACAACATTCGATGAATGGGTCAACAGCATCATCACCTTGGAAAAAACCATTTTGGATGAGGCGCTGATCATACCGCTTTCCAATTACGCGGATTACTATCTGATTAGGTCGAACTTAAAAAATGTGGGCGTGATAGACGGAATCTATTCAAACAGTGCCATGAACCTAAGCTTCACAAACACATCATTTATAAAAGACGCCAATCAGAACGAAGTGTATCTTAAAGGCCATTACTACTACGAGGAATCTCTTTGGAGCATCATCAGATCATCAAGCGACTTTGTCCGGTTTCATCTGTATGAAGGACTGATGAAAATCGATATGAATAATAAAGTCGTACCCGGCATGGCAAAGGATTACACTGTTTCTGAAGATGGTCTGACCTATGTGTTTACACTAGACGGCGAAAAAAAATGGTCCAACGGTGAGCCTGTCACGGCGTATGATTTTGAAAACACATGGAAAGATACTTTAAAAGCAAATACCCTAAACAGCAATGAATATAATCTGCTTTATGCGATGGAATCAGCAGGGGTGAAAAACGCCAAAGAGATAAGAGAAAACAATGCCGATCCAAACCTAATAGGCTTTAAAGCGCTTAACGACACCCAACTGCAGATCGAACTTGAGTCACCCAATGTGATGTTTTTAAGACTGCTTTCAAAACCGTCGTTCGTAGCCTTATATGATAACAGCCTGCACACGGACAAGAGGGCAACCGATGAGATCATCACAAATGGTGCATATAGGATAACAGAAAAAACCGAAGACCGAATCGTACTCGAACGAAATCAGAACTACTACGACAATCATTTCGACTACATCCCCCAAATCATATTGGATAATAGATTACCAGATGAAAGAGAAGCGAACCCGATAAGATATGATGCCGAAATGCT